GTATTCTTGTTATCTTTCTAAATCTCCTTTTAAGGAAAAGATTTTTGTAAGTATAGTTATGTTATGCTATAAAAGGGAATACAAACCTTTCCTTTTATTGAACTCCATTACTTTTATTTCTCTCTCATTCTTCTCTGAACTTcaagttttacttttttttcctattttgTTTTGGTTCTTTGATCTAACCTAATCAGTCCACCTAATATCTCAAGAACAGGTACATTTTTTACAGCAGTTGATTGATCCACTAATTCTTAGCTATTTTTGGTTGCCTTACATGTTCATGAATCGagaatttatatttgtttttgccTGGATCTGGATGAGCTGACGGTTTTATTTCTAGGGTTTGGTTGTTTGTTGGGAAAGAAAGTGAAGAATGGCTAGAGAGAAAATAAAGATAAGGAAGATCGATAACATTACAGCAAGACAGGTGACATTTTCGAAGAGGAGACGAGGAATTTTCAAGAAAGCTGAAGAACTTTCTGTTCTTTGCGATGCTCAAGTGGCGCTCATCATTTTCTCTGCTACTGGCAAGCTTTTTGAGTATTCTAGCACCAggtttttcatttcttttacttCTCTTTTTTTATCACTTTACAATGGCCTAGGCGCCAGATCTCATTCTGAACATCAAGAAAtatattttctctaattttcttGCCAAGAAACCATGATGAATCTTGACGACTTGACCTAGAGCATTTAGAGGGTGTTTGTTTTGAAGGAAACCTAGCTAGGAAAATGATGATAAACGAACAAATTCTTAGCTTAAAATCTAGAAAATCATATTCTCTAAAGAATCAATAAATCCATTTTTTTACGTTTCTTATGTTACCCGATCTGTTTTAAAGATTAATTTGCTTTTCCCAAAGCTGTACTGTTTTAGAAGTGTACCATTGTCGATGTGCAATATAACTCCTTGGGGTAATTAACTAGATAGATCAATTGCTGTAGTTCCAATATATCTCCCTTGGATTATACTACAtaaagcatatatatatatatatatatatatatgtatatagttTTGCAACTGTCTGTTTATATTATCTTTTGCTATTTATGAAATGGAAAATGAAATTATGTTTAAATTAGTTCGATTAGCTCGTGCTTGACCATTGTATAGCAGTCAgattatgtatttttattacATGCGTTTTACGGAACGATTACCAACATTTCATTTATTACATTTTAGTTACATATTAACTACTATCATTTTAACAATGACCTAAGGTTACCATGTCAAGTTAGGCTAATATTTTACTTGTATAATAATTTGATTACTCAATTGatagtttaataaaaaacattaaatcacaGAGTATGATTATCCATATCATTATTTTGTCCTctatattgaaaaaataatggCCTAGTATGATTGGGTGgttattcttataaaaataatagttggataatcaaaatataacaaataatcGTTGGTGATTGTTCTATAAAATGTCTCCGGTTCAATAACTGCAAATAAATTTACATGAAATAAtgaaactttaatttttatccaatttgggatttaaattttaattaggatattatatatttatttgagaGAGCTTATGGCACTTCACCCATCACATAATAAAGTAAGTAAATCTGATTGACTtataaaattttgtatatatatatatatttttatgaatatataaatttttattcatattaaaaaataaataaatttgggATTTTACTAGCATGTACTGCGCCGccattaaaattagaaaaagagtCATTTATGCCCCTCAGATTTGGCTACAGAATTAAATAAGCCTTCAACGTTtaaaaaagattcaaatatacTCCTATcgtttaaaaaatgaacaaccaTGCCCCTGATTCGGACAATCAGGCTCATAACGTCTCATTTACGCGTCAAAATTGGGGGTCTGATTGTTTACATTTTAAGACGTTaagagcatatttgaacctttccggacgttgaaggttttttttattctgaagTCAAACTTTAAGaacataaatgacccttttttcTTAAAACTATATTATTGTATCAGACTGAGACTTTACAATGCCATACATAATTATTGTCAGAATTAGACTTTACAATGGCATTacataatttttctaattttagaagTGATATCTGTGACAAGAAAGGAGTTGCATGAGTCAGTTCCATCTTATAGGGAATCAGACAGTCCTAGAAGTTGCTCATTTCAATCAAACTTAATTTTGCTTCTATATTCTCGCCGTTTTGGTCCCTTTAATTCTCCATATCTAActatttatatgtttatgtttatatttatatttaaatttaatgtttCACTTTGATGTGAAGCAACTCAATAATGATATATTTTTCTGTTTATTTAAATGCTTTTATACGATTTCCTGAAATAGAATATAGCCCAACCAAAGAAGGTTTAGATGCCATTCAATATTCATTAGtgatcctttttattttattgacaaATTACACAAGGCCAAATATCtaaaaaagtccaaacctttcaattttatccaatttgtcctaaaACGCAGGTTTTCATTCTAATAATGTTCAACTATTCGATTTTACtgatgtggcgcctacgtggcacTGATGTGGAAAATGCCACACATCAGCACCACATTAAGCAAAATCGCGTAGTTGGACATAGTTGAAACGAAATCCGGCGTTTcaggataaattggataaaattgaaaggtttggattatgAAACTTtcaggtttggcctttttaatcATTTCGCCACTACACAAAATACACACTCCAATAAAAACAAACacgtatttaaataaaatttgtgatAATTCAATgcgttaattttataaaaatatatcctAAACTGTGTCTGTCATatactaattataaaatttgtttcTTGAAGTATGAAGGACATAATTGCAAGGTATAATCTGCACTCTAATAATCTCGGCAAGCTTGACCAACCGTCTCTCGAATTGCAGGTACgtaattgttatttttctttgttcatataattatgttttaagttCTTTCTATATATATGGAAACtcacttgttttttttattatattacaGCTAGAGAATAGCAATAACCTCCGGTTGAGCAAGGAGGTTGCTGAAAAGACCCAACAACTAAGGTAAATGATGCATCAGATTACCATAAATGATAGCTAATTTGGGGTTCgtatttaactttttatagGTTATGATTATAACAGGCAGATTAGGGGAGAGGATTTACTTGGATTAAGTATAGATGAATTGCAGCAGTTGGAGAAAGTGCTTGAATCAGGACTTACATGTGTCATTAAAACTAAGGTTTGTATGCATTGGGCGAGTTAGAAATATTTTCGCGATCGTTACACTATAGCTTTTGTAGAAAAcgattattaaattataatttactaCAAAATGATTATGAAACTATAATTTTTCTTACAAATTGGTCATTGACTTATTATTTGAATGTACATTTTTGTCTCGTCCACACCACCAAATTATCTGGTAatcgttttataaaaaaattataatttaaaccatttaataactttttacAATTCAGTAATCATTTTGTAAAAGGACAATAATTCGATAAttactatataattttttataatttggtatGCTTTGAAGAAAAGCTATTGTTCGATAACCTTCTAAATATTCAACTCGGGATTGGAGCATTTTGTCTAAGGGTTTCTACATTACTCaatattgaatttaaatttttatttcttttcaggGAGAACGGATTATGAATGAGATCGCTAGACTTGAGAAGAAGGTTAGAACTCTATGTTAGTCATTGAAtgtgtttaaattgctaaaacaaatTGCAAGAATTGATTTCATAGCGTACAATTATGCCACACTCTTGTTAAAAATCTGAGTTAATACTAAATCTATATTCTACATTTCAATTTTGTACCAaaactttaatttgtatcaattggtttcaaatgttttatttttattccagTTCAAAATActtcaatattaaaataagttgAAATGGCAATATATAAGTGATAAAATATTAGAAGAAAATGCTGCTATGTACTCAGATGTATGAAAGTTGATACAACGACACAGATAACATCGATGTGACAATGTATTCGTTTAGTATGCTTTACTCAGTTGTCATATTAGACCGGATAGTGGTGAGATACTGAAAATTACTAAAAGCAAAGTTTGacccttattttaaaaaaaaaaaaattaataccatTTTGATAAGAATACTTAGATTTTTGGTTAAATATATTGTGTGTGACTGaacttttaagttatttaaaaaatgatgCTAAACATCACTTTATTTTCTTAAGATTTAATTAGGGCTTATCCATGACCTGCTACACTctaaacaaatattatttaacgaAAATTTAATGAGATAAGAGATTCataaatcattattttatttaaaactgaTCGGCTAttggtttaatttgttaaacaaTGCAGGGAGCACAACTTGAGGAAGAGAATAAACAGCTAAAACAGAAAGTACGAATAACTACtgatcttaattaatttatggtTGTATAATTGGTTTCTTGAAAATTAGTGTATAATTCTATTTCAAAGATGAGAATTTACGAAGTTACATGATTGCATGCAAACAGATGATGACAATGTGTAAGGGTAAAAGAGGTATAGATTTGGAATCAGATGCTGGTGTGCAGGAAGAAGGATTCTCGCCGGAGTCTGTTACCACCAATAATGTCTGCAGCTGCAGCGGTGGTCCTCCTGTTGAAGATGATAGCTCCGATACTTCTCTCAAACTAGGGTAAGCTTAATTTCATGCATCTCCTCAATTtactcttcttctttttctctcaaaTATTAGGGTTTTAAATTTTCAGTATcccttaactttttattttatgtcaTTTTGGTCACCAAGCTTTAATTAATTTGCTTCAGTTTAGCACTAAGATTTACAATTACAAACAACAGGAAGGTTCCCAAGTGATTACATGCCAAATTGAGTCCACTTTGCTATAAAATTTTGTCTTGTCACGTTTTTACTTACATCAATGATAGATATTGAATTTTGGCggacaatatatttttatattaatgcaAGAAGAAAATTTTATTGCTCGTTGATATGCAAAGATTCAGTTTGGCCtggatttattaaaaaacttCTTGCTGCTTATAGTTTCGAAGTTCAATGCGTaagttgaaataaattaaagtgaGATGAATAAAATAAGATTAAAGTTTAGTAATCCTGAAAATTTAATacccaaaaatttaatttattggcAAAAAAAATGTCATGTTTAAATTTGATAGATCAAAATTTAAACTTTCCTTCTGGAGTTGTAATAAAAGactatatataataaatcaGTTAGACTCTTCTTTAATTTCAGTACCTATAAAAACAAATCACAAGAATCTTATGATAGTACTGATCGTTTTTGTTTAATGTTAGATTAtgatttaattgaaattaattaattaagtgcAGTGATGCTATCTTAATTTGAACTGTTTTGCAGACTTCCCTTTTGAATACAACGGGAGCTGGGAAGATAatcaaaattatcaatttatatctATGAAgagcttaaatttaatttggaaGTAATGAAACCTGTTACATGTTCAGACTTGATCACTTAATTTGTTTTCCTTAGTATGAGTTTGTGTAAGAAACTAAAATTAAGACAGACCTAGTTTTAACTGTAGTCTAACTATATGACAGTTGGTTCTTTGATCAATTAGGTCATCGATCTAACTGATTAATTATCTGAAAAGCTGCAATTAACATGTGTTTGCATGTTATGGTATTTGTAGTATTTCCACtgttctatttaattttttaaaattgtatctCTCCACTTTAATTTGTATACGTCAAGTTTTTtcgcttttaattttatagatattaGGTCCTTTCGTGAAAAAGTGTTAATGTGTTTGCATGTTCTATGGTATTTGTTGTATTTTCACtgttctatttaattttttaaaattgtatctCTCCACTTTAATTGCTATACGTCAAGTTTTTtcgcttttaattttatagatactAGGTCCTTTCGTGAAAAAGTGTTAATGTGTTTGCATGTTCTATGGTATTTGTAGTATTTTCACTgttctattaaattttttaaaattgtatcttTCCACTTTAATTTATATACGTCAAGTTTTTTCGCTTTTGATTTACTAGATCCTTTCGTGAAAAAGTATTAACGGTATCAAGTTagactaaaataaattgattgaagatttactttcaattaaaatacaaaTGCACAGacttaattcaaaaaaaagttaatataagaaAACGGACCTTTTTTTTTATCCCAGCGGCACTAACAAAATGTAGAGTACATCCATTTCATTTATGTGATAGAGGAAGTTGCAacttgtaaaattaaaaatatactcATTTTTGACAAATAAAAGTGTGCAAAATGTCTTTTGCCATTTCTATTTATTCATGCTAATTGGTTTCGTTAAGTTACAATGTGAGAtttcagtttcaattttttttcacaaGTATTAAAAGTTgactataaattaataaaatataaaagtacaAGGCACCTAATATCTACAAtaaaaattactccctccgtcccataaatATAGGCCATTTAGACAAACAcaagatttaagaaaaatatagttaagtttgttaaaattaaatttttttattgaacttttcagttttatccttttataatatttagatatataaataataattaatgactaatttttttattggtgAGTTTTGTGTTGGAACATGAAATCATTAATTCATTTGAGGATAACTAGGCATATTTATTAGgggtatatttttttttaacagagatatACAAAGAAACATACTACACTACTACACTATTACAATATAAACTATACATATACTACCATTTATACTTTTTTACCAAAGAAGTTGGTCACTAATGCCATATTTTCTAGTAGTATTgacttttaaaatatgttattaAAGTATTTTCAATATCTTTTATTCATCGgaatcaatataaattttatatttagtgATGCAATTTATAGatctaaaattcatatatatgcaagcatttcatttaaattcatcagtattatttttttgcaactaagtataaaaattatttaacttgTTTAATACTTCAGTGATCGAATGACGGATAAAAATAGTGTttgatatgattttaaaagttaaaatatgaatttgaaagaacaaaaaattgaaaGCACTAATGTAGAAGATTCAAAGAAGTTCAAACACCCTTGGTACAATTTGTCCTTTTCATTAAACTAAAAGCCCATTGTTCGGCCCATATTCAAAAAAGGCTCATCATTATCTGCTTGACACCTAGGTAATAAGAGATTATTCATTGTGGAAATTAGGCCCAACACCACAATAGGCTTAAATATTCTCACGTGTACCACCATATTTCTTTCATTGCAAAATCACCACATGAAATAAAGGAAATTAGGCCTAGCACTGTTACACTCCAACTTATTCTCAGCGATACGATCCGCATAAACTTCACACAAATATACCTTTTCAACTTGTGAACATAATGTTTTgtattacaaaattaaatctttttctttctttctatgAACATCAGCCCTTGTTGTTTCTATTTTTCCCAGATCATCGAGGGAAGCTTCTCATTCAATTTTGCTTTTCTCTGATTTTCCTTCAACAATCCTATAGCAGTGGTGATGGGTTTTTCAATCGGCGGCGGAGACGGCTACAACGGCGATGGATTTGTCGATCGTTGGTGAAGACGACTATGGTGGTGCTGGATTTGTCGATCAGTGGTGAAGGCGGCTACAGCGAAACTGGGTTTATCGTTGGTCGTAGCTGTATTTGTCTGCGAATATTAGCCGTCTATAATTGTGTCTCCGGCGACGGAGTGTGATAGAAAATGGCAATTTTCAGCAGTTTCTTCAACCGGTGGAGGTGAGCTGACTATTTGTCAAATCGCTTTTTTATCCTCTCTCGCAATCTCGCATTGGTGTTGTTTATCTCCGACGGAAGAATATCTACCTAAAATTCTCTGTGCTCTGTTGAGGTGTTCGACGAGAATGAAATGGGTCTACAATTTCAAGTATGCAGTTGAGGTGTTCGACGATATGCTTGAGAGAAGATTGTAATAATGTGTTAGAATTCGGTGTAGATAACGGTTGATATGGCTGAGAGAGTATTGGACAGATATTAAAGGTAACAAATCCCGACAACGATGGAGGCGTTTATACTCTTATTTGTGATCTGTATACTTCCAATGAGAGATGGGATGATGCTGAAAAGGTCAGGAAATTAATGCTCAACCAACATGTGAGAAAAGCTAGAGATTCTAGTTTTATCTGAAGCAGAATCAAGTTATAAGcctataatttgattttaagttttaattgcAGATGTCACATGAAAGATAAGAAACAATCTGgagttagatttatttcgttgAGTGTTGTACAGAAGTTAACATAAAATGATTAGCATGGATTGGTTTAGGTGTTTTTTGttatgtaataataaaaatgattattattattttgtgttATCTATTGGTAAATATTTAGTAACTACTTCGTAAGCTTTTGGTTACCATTTATGAATTcgttttacttttaaaatttcttgatttttaataataataataatattgataatttttttggtaaactattagaatatttgaattttgggTAAAATAAGTTTTATTGGTCAAATTTGAGAATAAAATGTGTTTTTATTGTTGGTGGATTATTTATCTGGTTACCAATGGGTAACCATTTAGTAAAACATCTAGGATtgtaattaagattaattaagcTCTGAATGTGAGATTATTTCCCATACTTATTGTGATTTTATATTATTCTACAAGGCatataatgttatatttatatttatattaattttaataataattagatTTGAATTAGATTTCGATTCAAATGAAATGGCTCAATATAAaagaattttatatttgatgggggattattgaattttaatttttgataacaCACAGATTGTTAACTATTAGTAAACCAAttgtaaaataataatgaactttttttatatgtCGATAGTAAACCGATAGTTGACTAATGATacatcaataattttatttgtaatacactgttagtaaacgttagGTTAACCGTTGGaaacttgtaataatttttattatgattatatggttaataaattgttggtaaacttgaattgtatatttaaaacatattgcacttttaaaaaaattaataaatttatttttagtacaccgttagttaaccgtgagtaaaccgttgataaatttataattatttttcatcttttaagaaattaatataaattttgtgaTAGTACACCGTTAGTTAGCCGTGAGTAAATTGTCGATAAATTTCTggttaattatcaaaatattgtTTCCATCTTTTAAGAAAATTAGCTAGCAAAGTAGCAATCGTAAAGGACAAACAaatatagtaaattgatagtagagcaatagttaactacctattagttaactgatagtagaccgttagtaaattgatagtagaccAATAATTAACTATCTATTGGTTAACTGATAGTATACTGTAAGTTAACTACTCGTTTAGTAAATCAAAAGACAaactaattttgtatatatttataatactgaTAGTAAATCAATagtaattttatcattaatttatagtaaaaattgtattttttaccAAAGTATTATTTCCATCTTCTAAAAAAATAGCTAGTAATGATAAAATCGCAAAGGACaaataaatatagtaaattgatagtagaccaatatttaactacctattagttaactgataatagaccgttagtaaattgatagtagactcatatttaactacctattagttaactgatagtagactgttagtaaattgatagtagactcatatttaactacctattagttaactgatagtagaccattagtaaattgatagtagaccaatagttaactacctaCGGTAAACTTGTAATAGTTTATAATGTCAAAGAAAACATATGGTAAACCCgtggtatttttttttaattcgtggtaaatattttgtaaacttattttaaatgataataaatttcataatgGTTCATTCCGTCAAAATAAACTCATGGTAAATTAATggtagtttataattttaaagttaacCTCTAGTAAATCTGTAGTAaacta
This region of Mercurialis annua linkage group LG1-X, ddMerAnnu1.2, whole genome shotgun sequence genomic DNA includes:
- the LOC126664987 gene encoding MADS-box protein AGL24-like, with protein sequence MAREKIKIRKIDNITARQVTFSKRRRGIFKKAEELSVLCDAQVALIIFSATGKLFEYSSTSMKDIIARYNLHSNNLGKLDQPSLELQLENSNNLRLSKEVAEKTQQLRQIRGEDLLGLSIDELQQLEKVLESGLTCVIKTKGERIMNEIARLEKKGAQLEEENKQLKQKMMTMCKGKRGIDLESDAGVQEEGFSPESVTTNNVCSCSGGPPVEDDSSDTSLKLGLPF